One stretch of Acholeplasma laidlawii PG-8A DNA includes these proteins:
- a CDS encoding UvrD-helicase domain-containing protein: MNYNYTEDQRYAIKTDAPYFLLIGSAGTGKTHVLVERIDYLVKQIKLNPKHILILTTTVNDMYNIMNKLDELLDISNISIFTLEMFALKVILDYEGYNKKFLSKEVLDKIKDDITKEVMITKKQYEAYQIKPSIFMNYKNKIDDIYESYLKTHKVSLNEDFVSYAFKLFSEDKELQNKYHNMYSHIFIDNAQDIYGGNKAFVFKLFDNTQNIYVLGNDDQLMEDIDIKSTYLYDVYLDKNFERKVLVDNYKTNLSILRFASMIEKNTSRLIPEIKYMRQDHFKPNLNILSSEEEIYKEMISTIKQLNEDEIETELFDIAVIVSNEDKPSMIKRLEKEGLLNYIDKEEMIDCDRLVDGLSNYAEDPLIDKTNFLTFMLRTMDELGLDKQTKASYMRLISLYQKISKDISIKNFIIFLQTKSYMKVYQVEPSSVNVLTLEETKGLDFKYVFIKDLTSLLTNQLEQSRKIVYNLLFTARDLVYLYDLKNSNHEVLEELKKIKENWIKISVKKSIYKDIIYIPTNTYLRMEQHHIFEEVKIKYKAYPKLYNELTYLIELIINFDKILNGKETNPNIDIYMQAFRYFIQHTLKVTLDVAFNEKRNRIAGYLSGGSAGGFNMDRDYDYLINQKLLDKSFTISEFKSVHDIYRYLSATHHKHDYEKSVSKNEKDQAKKNIEIYQGLTNRDKIRYYVAVIKLYHALNLNDKHLSLIDAKIA, from the coding sequence ATGAATTATAACTACACAGAAGATCAAAGGTACGCAATTAAAACAGATGCACCATATTTTTTATTAATTGGAAGTGCTGGTACTGGTAAGACACACGTTTTAGTAGAACGTATAGACTACTTAGTGAAACAAATTAAATTAAATCCTAAACATATACTTATACTTACAACAACAGTAAATGATATGTATAATATCATGAATAAATTAGATGAACTTTTAGATATTTCAAACATATCCATTTTTACACTGGAAATGTTTGCTTTAAAGGTTATTTTAGACTATGAAGGTTATAATAAAAAGTTTTTAAGCAAAGAAGTACTAGATAAGATTAAAGATGATATCACTAAAGAGGTTATGATTACTAAGAAACAGTATGAAGCATATCAGATTAAACCAAGTATTTTTATGAATTATAAGAATAAAATAGATGATATCTATGAAAGTTATTTAAAGACACATAAAGTTTCTTTAAATGAAGATTTTGTAAGTTATGCATTCAAACTCTTTTCTGAAGATAAGGAACTTCAAAATAAGTATCATAATATGTATAGCCATATCTTTATTGATAATGCACAAGATATCTATGGTGGTAATAAGGCGTTTGTCTTTAAGTTATTTGACAATACCCAAAACATTTATGTTTTGGGTAATGATGATCAATTAATGGAAGATATAGATATTAAGTCTACTTATTTATATGATGTGTATTTAGATAAGAACTTTGAAAGAAAAGTATTAGTTGATAACTACAAGACAAATCTATCTATATTAAGGTTTGCTAGTATGATTGAAAAGAATACGTCTCGCTTAATTCCAGAAATCAAATATATGAGACAAGATCACTTTAAACCAAATCTAAATATACTTTCAAGTGAAGAAGAAATCTATAAAGAAATGATAAGTACCATCAAACAACTAAATGAAGATGAGATTGAAACAGAACTTTTTGATATTGCAGTGATTGTATCAAATGAAGATAAACCATCAATGATTAAAAGACTAGAAAAAGAGGGTTTATTAAATTATATAGATAAAGAAGAAATGATAGATTGTGATAGATTAGTGGATGGACTATCTAACTATGCAGAAGATCCTTTAATCGATAAAACAAACTTTTTAACCTTCATGCTACGTACGATGGATGAATTAGGTTTAGATAAACAAACTAAGGCATCTTATATGAGACTAATTAGTCTTTATCAGAAGATATCCAAAGATATTTCAATTAAAAACTTTATTATATTCCTACAAACTAAAAGTTATATGAAGGTTTACCAAGTAGAGCCTTCTAGTGTGAATGTGCTCACACTAGAAGAAACTAAGGGTCTAGATTTTAAATATGTCTTCATTAAAGATCTAACAAGTCTATTAACTAATCAATTAGAACAATCAAGAAAGATTGTATATAACCTCTTATTTACTGCAAGAGATTTAGTCTATCTTTATGATCTAAAAAATAGTAACCATGAAGTATTAGAAGAACTCAAGAAAATAAAAGAAAACTGGATTAAAATTAGTGTTAAAAAGTCCATCTATAAAGATATTATTTATATACCTACAAATACTTATTTAAGAATGGAACAACATCATATCTTTGAAGAAGTAAAAATTAAGTATAAGGCATACCCTAAACTATATAATGAGCTTACTTATCTCATAGAGCTTATCATTAACTTTGATAAAATATTAAATGGTAAAGAGACAAACCCTAATATAGATATCTATATGCAAGCATTTAGATACTTTATCCAACATACATTAAAGGTGACATTAGATGTGGCATTTAATGAAAAAAGAAACCGGATTGCAGGTTATTTATCAGGTGGTTCTGCAGGTGGGTTTAATATGGATAGGGACTATGATTATCTCATAAACCAAAAGTTATTAGATAAATCCTTTACCATCTCTGAGTTTAAGAGTGTTCATGATATCTATAGATATTTATCTGCAACACACCATAAACATGACTATGAAAAGTCTGTATCTAAAAACGAAAAAGATCAAGCCAAGAAAAACATTGAAATCTACCAAGGTTTAACAAACAGAGATAAAATCAGGTATTATGTTGCTGTGATAAAACTTTATCATGCA
- a CDS encoding sce7726 family protein, whose product MFNLDTIKNLYYVYSPLKSNRELEKNYITTTHNEAPSNVSIRTHYNDIILKNFLNESVIKAAFIQKYSFQKSPDSNVTAFEINVGGSRADLCLLNGKSVVYEIKTEFDTFNRLESQLLDYRKTFEYIYLIIPKSKLGEALSYLTPNDGIIIYSQNRHQKILFKVYKDAIINPLIDSRFQLEQLTKAQLYKLTGEKNGDKNVLVDNILSSHTADEINKIYIDFIKLKFKKRWTYLYHHRNHINPLDYQWFFKNNIDSSIIYR is encoded by the coding sequence ATGTTTAATTTAGATACCATCAAAAATTTATATTATGTATATTCTCCTTTAAAATCAAATCGTGAGTTAGAAAAAAATTATATCACAACTACACATAATGAAGCCCCTTCAAATGTTTCCATTCGAACACATTACAATGATATAATTCTCAAAAATTTTCTAAATGAATCAGTCATAAAGGCAGCTTTTATTCAAAAATATTCTTTTCAAAAATCGCCAGATTCTAATGTCACAGCATTTGAGATTAATGTAGGTGGTAGTAGAGCTGACCTTTGCTTATTAAATGGTAAGAGTGTAGTATATGAAATCAAAACTGAATTTGATACATTTAATAGGTTAGAATCTCAACTACTAGATTACAGAAAAACTTTTGAGTATATCTACTTAATTATCCCAAAATCAAAGTTAGGAGAAGCTCTTAGCTATCTTACACCAAATGACGGCATCATTATCTATTCTCAAAATAGACATCAAAAAATCCTATTTAAAGTTTACAAAGATGCTATAATAAATCCTCTAATTGATTCTAGATTTCAACTAGAGCAATTAACCAAAGCACAACTTTATAAACTAACAGGTGAAAAAAATGGTGATAAGAATGTATTGGTTGATAATATCTTATCAAGTCACACTGCTGATGAAATTAACAAAATATATATTGATTTCATTAAATTGAAGTTTAAGAAAAGATGGACTTACTTATATCATCATAGAAATCATATTAATCCCCTGGATTATCAATGGTTTTTCAAAAACAACATTGACTCAAGCATAATCTATAGATAG
- a CDS encoding XRE family transcriptional regulator: protein MNFNFMVSPGNILKEYMESNNITQKELAAITESSQRHISNVINGKVKLTEEFALKLEKVFKGVKAEFWMDLEVAHRLHLLRMESNDTHDAMEIVRKYQLKHIFKGMELSVKEQITSLLSIMGISSVKEIDGLFNQIEYSFHEDGGTREAILLWVKLAEQEIELQNDIENLPEFNHDNFLRKFHMIKNLIYTKDFELAKQNITKFANRLGILVVFYESIPNAKIRGAVRDYHGRPLILLSDRYKQIDRYYFTLIHELIHIKNNDIRKDKYNITLDDEQEVEELANKQAKEFLIDKELYSQFTQKRNFSDEEIIIFSKKNKVIPGIVVSFLQHDKLIEYNEMNHLKK from the coding sequence ATGAATTTTAATTTTATGGTTTCTCCTGGTAATATACTTAAAGAATATATGGAGTCAAATAATATTACTCAAAAAGAACTTGCAGCTATCACTGAGAGTAGTCAAAGACATATCTCAAATGTAATTAACGGTAAGGTTAAATTGACAGAAGAGTTCGCCCTTAAACTGGAAAAAGTATTCAAAGGAGTAAAAGCTGAATTTTGGATGGATCTAGAAGTTGCACATAGATTACATCTATTAAGAATGGAATCGAATGACACCCATGATGCTATGGAAATTGTTAGAAAATACCAACTCAAACATATATTTAAAGGTATGGAACTGTCAGTTAAAGAACAAATCACCTCATTGTTGAGCATAATGGGTATTTCATCAGTAAAAGAAATTGATGGTTTATTTAATCAAATAGAATATAGTTTCCATGAAGATGGAGGAACAAGAGAAGCAATATTATTGTGGGTAAAATTGGCTGAACAGGAAATAGAGTTGCAAAATGATATTGAAAATTTACCTGAATTTAATCATGACAATTTCTTACGAAAATTTCACATGATAAAGAACTTGATCTACACAAAAGATTTTGAACTTGCTAAACAAAACATTACCAAATTTGCCAATAGATTGGGTATACTAGTTGTCTTTTACGAATCAATTCCTAATGCTAAAATACGTGGAGCCGTTAGGGATTATCATGGAAGACCGCTTATCTTGTTGTCTGATAGATATAAGCAAATTGATAGATATTATTTTACATTGATTCATGAACTCATACATATTAAAAATAATGATATTCGAAAAGATAAGTACAATATAACTCTTGATGATGAACAAGAAGTGGAAGAGTTGGCGAATAAACAGGCAAAAGAATTTTTAATTGATAAGGAACTTTATAGTCAATTTACTCAAAAACGTAATTTCAGTGATGAAGAAATAATTATTTTTTCAAAGAAGAATAAAGTAATACCAGGTATTGTTGTGTCTTTTTTACAACATGATAAATTAATTGAATACAATGAAATGAATCACTTAAAAAAATAG
- a CDS encoding type II toxin-antitoxin system RelE/ParE family toxin, translated as MIINFNTNKLAKILTNDRLIKKYYAPLYSNLISRLTELRAVRNLSLISHNPPPRKHKLTGKYEGCWSIDLSRNYRLIFTVPDESKLDENDIDEILILDIVDTH; from the coding sequence GTGATAATCAATTTCAATACAAATAAATTGGCAAAAATATTGACTAATGATAGATTAATAAAAAAGTACTATGCACCACTTTATAGTAATCTTATTTCTAGACTAACCGAGTTACGTGCTGTTAGAAATTTATCGCTAATCTCTCACAATCCTCCTCCCAGGAAACATAAGTTAACTGGAAAGTACGAAGGTTGTTGGTCGATTGACCTATCTAGAAATTATCGTCTTATTTTTACTGTACCAGATGAAAGTAAACTAGATGAGAATGATATTGATGAGATATTGATACTCGATATAGTTGATACTCATTGA
- a CDS encoding flotillin family protein, with protein sequence MYKFMYNYSKVLKHNHTKEGKVHMEELIIGISIAVVVILIVLFAASYVKVKPNQAYIITGPKKSRVVIGKGTLRIPFLERIDAIPLSLIQTDIKTDSAVPTNEFINIFVDGVANIRIMTDEDSIRLAGQILLSRDLEGIRVVTKEILEGNMREIIGQMKLKELVQNREKFAEQVYNSAMQDMNRMGLEIINITIQNFSDKNGVIEDLGVDNVTQIRKEASIARANSEKDVEIATAQAKELANEARITAELKIAEQNTDLELRQSALKQKSDTQKAVADAAYQIQSANESKSVNIAIQEAEIAKRTKEIELKQKEIEVEEKRLDAVVRKDADAKRYAAEQKALADLYIRSKEAEAKYIEEAKRAESIKVAAEAQRFAEEQRAQGIQAVGLAEAEAIEKKAEAMKLMEDAAVLELILNSDVLPKIVGAAASPLAKVDKITMYGDGNSTKLVGDIVNSSTQILSSIQESTGIDLTSLLAGYASGKLTSKPVEPKTEKDKK encoded by the coding sequence ATGTATAAATTCATGTATAATTATTCTAAAGTGTTAAAACATAACCATACGAAAGAGGGGAAAGTACATATGGAAGAACTCATCATCGGCATATCTATTGCCGTTGTGGTCATTTTGATCGTTTTATTTGCAGCATCCTATGTTAAGGTTAAACCAAACCAAGCATATATTATTACAGGACCTAAGAAGTCAAGAGTAGTTATAGGAAAGGGTACATTACGTATTCCATTCTTAGAAAGAATTGATGCGATCCCATTATCATTAATTCAAACAGATATTAAAACAGATTCTGCTGTACCTACAAATGAATTTATCAATATCTTTGTAGATGGGGTAGCAAACATCCGTATTATGACAGATGAAGACTCAATCCGTTTAGCTGGTCAAATTCTTTTATCTAGAGACTTAGAAGGTATACGTGTAGTTACTAAAGAAATATTAGAAGGTAACATGCGTGAAATCATTGGTCAAATGAAGTTAAAAGAACTTGTTCAAAACAGAGAAAAGTTTGCAGAACAAGTATATAACTCTGCAATGCAAGATATGAACCGTATGGGTCTTGAAATCATTAATATCACCATTCAAAACTTTAGTGATAAAAATGGTGTCATTGAAGACCTTGGGGTTGATAATGTTACTCAAATTAGAAAAGAAGCTTCTATTGCCCGTGCAAACTCTGAAAAAGATGTAGAGATTGCAACAGCGCAAGCAAAAGAATTAGCCAACGAAGCAAGAATTACTGCTGAGTTAAAAATTGCTGAGCAAAATACAGATTTAGAATTACGTCAATCAGCTTTAAAACAAAAATCTGATACACAAAAAGCGGTAGCAGATGCTGCGTATCAAATTCAAAGTGCTAATGAATCTAAGAGTGTAAATATCGCAATTCAAGAAGCAGAGATTGCTAAACGTACAAAAGAGATTGAATTAAAACAAAAAGAAATTGAAGTTGAAGAAAAACGTTTAGATGCAGTCGTTAGAAAAGACGCGGATGCGAAACGCTATGCTGCTGAACAAAAGGCTTTAGCTGATCTTTATATTCGTTCTAAAGAAGCTGAAGCTAAATATATTGAAGAAGCTAAACGAGCTGAGTCTATTAAAGTAGCTGCTGAAGCTCAAAGATTTGCTGAAGAACAACGTGCACAGGGTATTCAAGCGGTAGGTCTTGCAGAAGCTGAAGCGATTGAGAAAAAAGCAGAAGCGATGAAGTTAATGGAAGATGCAGCGGTCTTAGAATTAATCTTAAATTCTGATGTATTACCTAAGATTGTTGGTGCTGCAGCATCACCACTTGCTAAAGTAGATAAAATCACTATGTATGGTGATGGTAACTCTACTAAGTTAGTTGGAGATATCGTTAATTCATCCACTCAAATCTTATCATCTATTCAAGAATCAACTGGTATTGATCTAACCTCGTTGTTAGCAGGATATGCATCGGGTAAACTCACTTCAAAACCAGTAGAACCAAAAACTGAAAAAGATAAAAAGTAA
- a CDS encoding GlsB/YeaQ/YmgE family stress response membrane protein, with protein sequence MNLLIWILFGAITGIVAGWITKDKRGLIADIIVGIIGSFLGGWAASGFKNFTTTDISWPGFFISILGAIVFISILKALKKR encoded by the coding sequence ATGAATTTACTGATTTGGATTTTATTTGGAGCAATCACTGGTATCGTTGCAGGTTGGATAACTAAGGATAAAAGAGGACTTATTGCAGATATCATAGTAGGTATTATAGGTTCCTTTTTAGGAGGCTGGGCTGCAAGTGGATTTAAAAACTTTACAACAACTGATATCTCATGGCCAGGATTTTTTATATCTATTCTAGGCGCTATAGTATTTATTAGTATCTTAAAAGCACTTAAGAAAAGGTAA
- a CDS encoding SHOCT domain-containing protein, translating into MDIVAIVLVVLKKWKPAMVISIIGLILSFFLAFIMPFIWVSFIIYLITLLVSISGLKNEDNTYVTSSSSTSRSTDDIETQLNKVQSLYNKGIISEEEYHESRKRILGF; encoded by the coding sequence ATGGATATAGTAGCAATAGTTTTGGTGGTATTAAAGAAATGGAAACCAGCAATGGTCATCAGTATCATTGGGTTAATACTTTCATTTTTTCTAGCTTTCATCATGCCTTTTATATGGGTATCATTCATTATCTACTTGATAACACTACTTGTAAGTATTTCTGGACTTAAGAATGAAGACAATACATATGTTACAAGTAGTAGTAGTACATCAAGAAGTACTGATGATATAGAAACACAACTAAATAAAGTACAATCACTTTATAATAAAGGTATCATTTCTGAAGAAGAATACCACGAGAGTAGAAAACGCATATTAGGCTTTTAA
- a CDS encoding InlB B-repeat-containing protein, translating to MKKIFIILGFLMAAFVLVACGDEPAPELKTYTVTFDVDGGTSVSNKTVNEGSTLGTLPTTTKENFDFAGWYTNNAKTEEATSSTVVNSNMTIYAKWTNKVNIYTITFVTNSPEGTVTRKVNEGTLFSDFPTPNKANHEFKGWYLEDEFTGNSVNSIEVTSDLTLYANWQYITPTYTLTFDVDGGSAVNAITVDEDMSINKPQDPTKEGFKFAGWTTNLSTKVEVQWPITMTSNLKIYAIWNEQVAIGQYLSSLLNTYKFKPQDILPTHMQAGGVLKTQAQLNSNYATFVNTNQITFGGYGEQWQMVLDNLEQAETLFTVLSVIDTISSASVVAFNNYLDSNPDDTSNYEFKLGIYNVYISLEGEVLSYVVDYTANIPVFGEQTVQIALNYNVVTSDKDGRIQIGDANSVKYEVFEDGFTIASKYLGFRTSYIEVLEDENGHIEGSIYEHMTVAGKSLSSAAQFKVDDTYVSVVGNKAGAILGFSGTIVELYQKSTGKLLGYEVKETLSSIQYNTLWFNLDSQTGITNIKYETDTETQIKEVYVNNGTTPFKTKSFGGFTLKTASRRYDIEFRIQYFYVMENDVLTKVSKVVPMLFIQVEKYDELSVDITSQNSNISNFTLNITTALKSRIESDYASLIPIFDIQKDEMNYEQISAYIGTKVVID from the coding sequence ATGAAGAAAATTTTCATCATATTAGGATTTTTAATGGCTGCCTTTGTGCTGGTTGCCTGTGGAGATGAACCGGCTCCTGAATTAAAGACTTATACGGTTACATTTGATGTTGACGGTGGAACAAGTGTATCTAATAAAACAGTCAATGAGGGATCTACTTTAGGTACACTACCTACTACAACTAAAGAGAATTTTGATTTTGCTGGATGGTATACAAATAATGCTAAGACTGAAGAAGCTACATCAAGTACTGTAGTGAACTCAAATATGACTATTTACGCAAAATGGACTAATAAGGTTAATATATACACAATAACATTTGTAACAAATAGCCCAGAAGGTACAGTTACTAGAAAAGTTAATGAAGGTACGTTATTTAGTGATTTTCCAACACCTAACAAAGCAAATCACGAATTCAAGGGATGGTATTTAGAAGATGAATTTACTGGAAATTCAGTAAATAGCATTGAAGTTACATCTGATCTAACACTCTATGCAAATTGGCAATATATAACACCTACTTATACATTAACTTTTGATGTAGATGGCGGCTCAGCTGTGAATGCAATTACAGTAGATGAAGATATGTCAATTAATAAACCACAAGATCCTACAAAAGAAGGATTTAAATTTGCTGGTTGGACCACGAATTTATCTACTAAGGTAGAAGTTCAGTGGCCTATTACAATGACTTCGAATTTGAAAATTTACGCTATTTGGAATGAACAAGTTGCAATCGGACAATACTTATCTAGTCTCCTAAATACATATAAATTTAAGCCACAAGACATATTACCTACACATATGCAAGCAGGTGGTGTATTAAAGACACAAGCACAATTAAATTCAAATTATGCTACATTTGTAAATACTAATCAAATTACTTTTGGTGGATATGGTGAACAATGGCAAATGGTACTAGATAACCTAGAACAAGCAGAAACCTTATTTACTGTATTGTCAGTAATTGACACTATAAGTTCAGCAAGTGTTGTAGCATTTAACAACTATTTAGATAGTAACCCTGATGATACTTCTAACTATGAATTTAAACTAGGCATATATAATGTGTATATTTCATTAGAAGGTGAAGTACTGAGTTACGTTGTAGACTACACAGCAAATATACCTGTATTTGGTGAACAAACTGTTCAAATAGCATTAAACTATAATGTGGTTACTTCTGATAAAGATGGCCGTATCCAAATTGGTGATGCTAATAGTGTAAAATATGAAGTTTTTGAAGATGGTTTTACGATCGCATCAAAATATTTAGGATTTAGAACTTCTTATATTGAAGTTTTAGAAGATGAAAATGGACATATTGAAGGTTCAATATATGAACACATGACAGTAGCTGGAAAATCATTATCGAGTGCTGCTCAATTTAAAGTGGATGATACATATGTATCCGTTGTAGGAAATAAAGCGGGGGCTATTTTAGGCTTTAGTGGAACGATTGTAGAGTTATACCAAAAATCTACTGGTAAACTTTTAGGATACGAAGTCAAGGAGACTTTATCTTCAATTCAATATAATACACTATGGTTTAATTTAGATAGCCAAACTGGTATTACAAACATTAAGTATGAAACAGATACCGAAACTCAAATTAAAGAAGTTTATGTCAACAATGGTACAACTCCGTTTAAGACAAAATCATTTGGTGGATTTACACTGAAAACTGCATCCAGAAGATATGATATAGAATTTAGAATTCAATACTTTTATGTCATGGAAAATGATGTATTAACAAAGGTTTCTAAAGTAGTTCCTATGTTATTTATTCAAGTAGAAAAGTATGATGAATTATCAGTAGACATTACAAGTCAAAATAGTAATATTTCTAACTTCACACTAAATATTACAACAGCATTAAAATCACGTATAGAAAGTGATTATGCAAGTCTAATACCGATTTTTGATATTCAAAAAGATGAGATGAACTATGAACAAATTAGTGCATACATTGGAACAAAAGTAGTTATCGACTAA
- a CDS encoding GIY-YIG nuclease family protein, with amino-acid sequence MEVERLNGWNYLVYTVIKSKFKHNIFSLKDINAFFDEFKSVYPNNFHIEAKIRQTLQNLNRFEIIHRIEPGVYQMKLDAVYFSELEKGKKDYVYLVSNESIPGWVKIGRTNSIKNRMKSLYNSSVPFPFKVEKIIETKSMKESLVIEKGIHSFIDTVNPSLRKETEAKKREFFKLPVEKGIEIFNIIEDMLSYNLHS; translated from the coding sequence ATGGAAGTTGAAAGATTAAATGGTTGGAACTATCTTGTTTATACGGTCATAAAAAGTAAGTTTAAACATAATATATTCTCACTAAAGGATATAAATGCTTTTTTTGATGAGTTTAAATCTGTATATCCAAATAATTTTCATATAGAGGCAAAGATCAGACAAACGTTACAAAATCTAAATCGCTTTGAAATTATTCATAGAATTGAACCAGGGGTTTATCAAATGAAACTTGATGCAGTTTACTTCTCTGAATTGGAAAAAGGCAAAAAAGATTATGTGTATTTAGTTTCAAATGAATCAATTCCTGGTTGGGTAAAGATAGGTAGAACAAACTCAATTAAAAATAGAATGAAATCTTTATATAATTCATCTGTACCTTTTCCTTTTAAAGTGGAAAAGATTATAGAGACCAAATCAATGAAAGAATCTCTTGTAATTGAAAAAGGTATTCATTCATTTATAGATACAGTGAATCCAAGTTTAAGAAAAGAAACTGAAGCCAAAAAAAGAGAGTTTTTCAAACTACCGGTTGAAAAAGGTATCGAAATATTTAACATAATTGAGGACATGTTAAGTTATAATCTACATTCCTAA
- a CDS encoding type II restriction endonuclease, which translates to MKRSFDDIIESIKEGLSTYDYFVDFKKVFSIVEHIELKLNTLNYLIGKDNFDEAFKVLLEEHPNIITVIPVLLAVRENNIQVLDEVMKSYNFNYYDPNVNYIEFIRKTGLIDLFYDKRIKNLVDYVTGVEVGLDTNSRKNRSGKMMSQIVLKNLKDIPSIDILEEANTSKIYKEFGVDISNTLKDTKSNKRFDFVIKDKMGHIYLIETNYYGTSGSKLNETSRSYAKLAKDIKEIDNVSFVWITDGKGWLSTKKNLEEAYNDIEHLYTLYDLEHKVLHKLFNT; encoded by the coding sequence ATGAAAAGATCATTTGATGACATTATAGAATCTATAAAAGAGGGTTTATCAACATATGATTATTTTGTTGATTTTAAAAAAGTCTTTAGTATAGTAGAGCACATAGAATTAAAACTTAATACATTAAACTACCTTATCGGAAAAGATAATTTTGATGAGGCTTTTAAAGTGTTATTAGAAGAACACCCGAATATCATAACTGTTATACCTGTATTACTCGCAGTTAGGGAAAACAACATTCAAGTGTTAGATGAAGTAATGAAATCCTATAATTTCAACTATTATGATCCGAATGTCAATTATATAGAGTTTATTAGAAAAACAGGACTTATAGACTTGTTTTACGATAAACGTATCAAAAACCTAGTAGATTATGTCACTGGTGTTGAAGTTGGACTAGATACTAATAGTAGAAAAAATAGAAGTGGCAAAATGATGTCGCAGATTGTTTTAAAGAACTTGAAAGATATTCCAAGCATAGACATACTTGAAGAAGCTAATACAAGTAAAATATATAAGGAATTTGGTGTAGATATATCTAATACTTTAAAAGACACAAAATCAAACAAGCGTTTTGATTTTGTGATAAAAGATAAAATGGGTCATATATATCTTATAGAAACTAACTACTATGGAACAAGTGGTTCTAAATTAAACGAGACTTCAAGAAGTTATGCTAAACTAGCCAAAGATATCAAAGAGATAGACAATGTATCGTTTGTTTGGATTACTGATGGAAAAGGCTGGTTATCCACTAAAAAGAATTTAGAGGAAGCTTATAACGATATAGAACATTTATATACCTTATATGATCTAGAACATAAAGTGCTCCATAAACTATTTAATACATAG
- a CDS encoding DNA-methyltransferase, translating to MNKPYYDNRNAKLYLGDSFEILDELDEKSVDMIFADPPYFLSNNGITCQGGKMVSVNKATWDKTEMTIEEKIKYNTTWLNKCKRILKDTGTIWISGTLHNIYIIGVCLELEGFQIINNITWEKTNPPPHLARKAFTHSTETVLWARKKGSKNYFDYSLMKSLNNNKQMKDVWRFSLTKPSEKRLGKHPTQKPLALLERIILASTKEGDVVLDPFSGSGTTGVASIMLNRKYIGIDFEKDYLNLSIKRLESIGEVDK from the coding sequence ATGAATAAACCATACTATGATAATAGAAATGCCAAACTCTATTTAGGAGACAGTTTTGAAATTCTAGATGAGTTAGATGAAAAATCTGTGGATATGATTTTTGCAGATCCACCTTATTTTCTATCTAATAATGGTATTACTTGCCAAGGTGGCAAGATGGTATCTGTCAATAAAGCTACCTGGGATAAAACAGAAATGACCATTGAAGAAAAGATTAAATATAACACTACTTGGTTAAACAAATGTAAAAGGATATTAAAAGATACAGGTACCATATGGATATCTGGAACACTTCATAATATTTATATTATCGGTGTTTGTCTAGAACTAGAGGGATTTCAAATCATTAATAATATCACTTGGGAAAAAACAAACCCACCACCACACCTTGCTAGAAAAGCATTCACTCATTCAACAGAGACGGTGCTTTGGGCAAGAAAAAAAGGTAGTAAAAACTATTTTGATTATAGCCTCATGAAATCATTAAACAACAATAAACAAATGAAGGATGTTTGGCGTTTCAGTTTGACAAAACCCTCTGAAAAGCGATTAGGTAAACATCCAACTCAAAAGCCTTTAGCGCTACTAGAAAGAATCATACTAGCATCCACTAAAGAAGGTGATGTTGTACTAGATCCATTTAGTGGTAGTGGTACAACAGGGGTAGCTAGTATCATGCTAAACAGAAAATATATTGGCATTGATTTTGAGAAAGACTATTTAAATTTGAGTATTAAAAGATTAGAAAGCATTGGGGAAGTGGATAAATGA